One Flagellimonas sp. CMM7 genomic region harbors:
- a CDS encoding DUF3857 domain-containing protein — translation MRFLTFLTLLLTLHFSFSQNYSHSTIPEELVKNADAVVRLDQMSVVVKARNLMVVSSKRVVTVLNEKGDRYVHAYAFYDKSDKIIRLEAKIYNKQGEEIKKIKRKEFFDQSAVSGGTLYSDSRVQFMKYTPTNYPYTVEFVKEYSTPNTAFIPSWSFVDGYRVSTEESNFTFSIESGINVRYKESNLEPYSIKVNKTTNRTNYLAKDIKAFKREPLSPSFNEFSPTVKIALDQFHLEGVDGTAKTWKEFGKWIYDELLVGQDVLNPQTIDQVQDLVKGVDGPKEKIKRVYNFVQDNTRYISVQLGIGGWMPISASEVDRVKYGDCKGLTNYTMALLKSIGIDSYYTVVYAGSQKRDFDPDFPMIQGNHAFLNIPLEEGNDIWLECTSQTTPVNHLGTFTDNRNVLRVTPSGGEIVKTKVYLDKENYQLTKAEYFADTDGKIDGRISILSTGTQYNQKYRQPSKSKVEQEEYYKKYWGYVNNLSLQNISFKNDKEEIIFEEELEITAENYLSPTEEKLLFAPNISNRNLAIPERCRNRKRELVIFRGYLDEDEFTIHLPDNYKPETLIQPVNLETKFGNYQVELTEKTPGVLQYNRRLLIKSGRYAKEDYESYRNFRKQIARYDNSRIVLTKI, via the coding sequence ATGCGTTTTCTTACTTTCTTAACTCTATTATTGACGCTACATTTTTCGTTTTCGCAAAATTACAGTCATAGCACCATACCTGAGGAACTAGTTAAGAATGCAGATGCTGTTGTAAGATTAGATCAAATGTCTGTTGTTGTTAAGGCTAGGAATTTAATGGTTGTTTCTTCAAAAAGAGTGGTTACAGTTTTAAATGAGAAAGGTGATAGGTATGTGCATGCTTATGCATTTTATGACAAGAGCGATAAAATTATTAGGTTAGAAGCCAAGATTTATAATAAACAAGGAGAAGAGATAAAGAAAATCAAAAGGAAAGAGTTTTTTGATCAAAGTGCTGTAAGTGGGGGTACACTTTATTCAGATTCCAGAGTTCAGTTTATGAAATATACACCTACTAATTATCCTTATACTGTAGAGTTTGTAAAAGAATATAGTACACCAAATACAGCTTTTATTCCTTCATGGAGTTTTGTGGACGGATATAGAGTAAGTACGGAAGAAAGTAATTTCACTTTTAGCATTGAATCTGGAATAAATGTGAGGTACAAAGAATCCAACCTAGAACCATATTCCATAAAAGTGAATAAAACAACTAACAGGACGAATTACCTTGCTAAAGACATTAAAGCATTTAAAAGAGAACCTTTATCTCCATCTTTTAACGAATTTTCACCTACAGTTAAAATTGCTCTAGATCAATTTCATTTAGAGGGAGTAGATGGAACTGCAAAAACTTGGAAAGAATTTGGTAAATGGATTTATGATGAACTATTAGTTGGACAGGATGTTTTGAACCCACAGACTATAGATCAAGTACAAGATTTGGTGAAAGGAGTTGATGGTCCTAAAGAAAAAATAAAAAGAGTTTACAACTTTGTCCAGGATAACACTAGATATATAAGTGTGCAATTGGGTATAGGGGGGTGGATGCCCATTAGTGCTTCTGAGGTTGATAGAGTAAAATATGGGGATTGTAAAGGGTTAACGAACTATACTATGGCGTTATTAAAATCGATAGGTATTGATTCTTATTATACCGTAGTTTATGCTGGTTCTCAAAAGCGCGATTTTGACCCAGATTTCCCGATGATACAAGGAAATCATGCATTTTTAAATATTCCTCTGGAGGAGGGAAATGATATTTGGTTAGAGTGCACCAGTCAAACAACACCAGTAAATCATTTGGGAACGTTTACAGATAATAGAAATGTACTTAGGGTTACTCCATCCGGTGGTGAAATTGTAAAGACAAAAGTGTATCTGGATAAAGAAAATTACCAACTTACTAAGGCTGAATATTTTGCTGATACTGATGGTAAAATTGATGGTCGGATAAGTATTTTATCCACAGGAACCCAATACAACCAGAAATATAGGCAGCCAAGTAAATCTAAGGTTGAACAAGAAGAATATTACAAGAAATATTGGGGTTACGTAAACAACCTTTCATTGCAGAATATATCATTTAAAAATGATAAAGAAGAAATAATTTTTGAAGAGGAATTGGAGATTACAGCAGAGAATTATTTGTCTCCAACTGAAGAAAAACTTCTTTTTGCTCCAAATATTTCCAATAGGAATTTGGCAATACCTGAAAGATGTAGAAATAGGAAAAGAGAGCTGGTAATATTCCGTGGATATTTGGATGAAGATGAATTTACCATACATCTCCCAGATAATTATAAACCCGAAACATTAATACAACCCGTCAATTTAGAAACGAAGTTTGGCAATTATCAAGTTGAGCTTACAGAAAAAACACCGGGAGTTCTTCAATATAACAGAAGGCTATTAATCAAATCAGGGAGATATGCAAAGGAAGATTATGAGTCATACAGAAACTTCCGTAAACAAATTGCCAGATACGATAACTCTAGAATTGTCCTAACCAAAATTTAA
- a CDS encoding DUF3857 and transglutaminase domain-containing protein — protein sequence MKIKLLLLIFIGTHYVHANDFKFGKVSKEELSEKQHPTESDASAAILYKKERVFYNYDYEQGWAVIKEAHYRIKIYNKEGLDWATLQVPLYISRSDEEKISSIKGFTFNMADGKIVSEKLKKDGVFIEKINKYRNKASITMPEVKEGSVLDIEFRVSSPLYWHMDDFKFQYAIPVKKVDLRLDIPEYFVFKRHSKGFYPIKLNESRKSRSITVSYRSEDDQSGRSIKTSRKNGALEFYENVYEVNANDLPSLKEEMYTNNIDNYRAAIKFELASTQFPNRPYKNYSLSWEGVAKSIYEFDNFGSELKKTSYFEEDVDNVIVAQTEDMEKANLIFELVKSKMTWDKYNGVTCSSDGIKKAYKEGSGNVAEINLMLTAMFRYAGLKANPVLVSTRSNGIPLFPTTDGFNYVVSGVEVMNDVILFDATEKNTYPDVLPNRALNWMGRLVRKDGSSSQIDLIPKEPSKELHYMNAKINIDGSVEGRTRTQYSNQLALSFRDVLDNTEEETYLEELENNYGEMEISSFDIKNKDEFSKPVIETCSFVKENQCEFLGEKIYFRPMLFLAQTDNPFKMDKREYPIDFTFPRQKKYMINLSIPEGYQIESLPENAIVQLPEQAGIFKFKIVSQENQIRVSVLTEFKTALFPANYYDILKEYYKNLVLKQSEKVVLSKI from the coding sequence ATGAAAATCAAGCTTTTATTGCTCATATTCATTGGTACTCATTATGTTCATGCCAATGATTTTAAATTCGGAAAAGTTTCAAAAGAAGAACTATCAGAAAAGCAACACCCAACAGAGTCTGATGCTAGTGCGGCCATACTTTATAAAAAGGAAAGGGTGTTTTACAACTATGATTACGAGCAGGGATGGGCTGTAATTAAAGAAGCGCATTACAGAATCAAAATTTATAACAAAGAAGGACTGGATTGGGCAACGCTTCAGGTTCCCTTATACATATCTAGGTCAGATGAAGAAAAGATTTCTAGCATAAAAGGGTTCACATTTAATATGGCTGATGGAAAAATAGTAAGTGAGAAACTTAAAAAAGACGGTGTTTTTATTGAGAAGATAAACAAGTATAGAAACAAAGCATCCATTACAATGCCGGAGGTTAAGGAGGGTAGTGTTTTAGATATAGAGTTTAGAGTTTCTTCCCCACTTTATTGGCACATGGATGATTTTAAATTTCAGTACGCCATCCCGGTCAAAAAAGTAGATTTGAGGCTGGATATACCAGAATACTTCGTTTTTAAAAGGCATAGTAAGGGGTTTTACCCCATAAAATTAAATGAATCCAGAAAGAGTAGATCTATAACAGTGTCATATAGATCGGAAGATGATCAATCAGGGAGATCTATAAAGACATCGCGTAAGAATGGAGCATTGGAATTTTATGAAAACGTTTATGAGGTCAATGCCAATGACCTACCATCTTTAAAAGAAGAGATGTACACAAATAACATAGATAATTATAGAGCAGCTATAAAGTTTGAGTTAGCTTCTACACAATTTCCGAACAGGCCGTACAAAAACTATAGTTTAAGTTGGGAAGGAGTGGCAAAATCAATATATGAGTTTGACAATTTTGGATCAGAGCTAAAAAAAACAAGTTATTTTGAAGAAGATGTGGATAATGTAATAGTTGCGCAAACGGAAGATATGGAAAAGGCCAACTTAATTTTTGAGTTGGTTAAATCAAAAATGACTTGGGATAAGTATAATGGAGTTACATGCAGCAGTGATGGAATTAAAAAAGCCTATAAAGAAGGCTCGGGTAATGTGGCTGAAATTAATTTAATGCTCACCGCTATGTTCAGATACGCAGGCTTAAAGGCCAACCCGGTATTAGTGAGTACGAGATCTAATGGAATTCCACTTTTCCCTACCACAGACGGATTCAACTATGTTGTTTCTGGCGTGGAAGTAATGAATGATGTTATCCTTTTTGATGCCACTGAAAAAAATACTTATCCAGATGTTCTTCCCAATAGAGCACTGAATTGGATGGGACGACTTGTTCGCAAGGATGGAAGTTCATCTCAAATTGATTTAATTCCGAAAGAACCATCAAAGGAACTGCATTATATGAATGCTAAAATTAATATTGATGGTTCTGTTGAAGGTAGAACGAGAACGCAATATTCCAATCAACTTGCATTATCCTTTAGAGATGTTTTAGACAATACAGAGGAGGAGACTTACTTAGAAGAACTTGAAAATAATTATGGAGAAATGGAAATCTCTTCATTTGATATTAAAAATAAAGATGAATTCTCAAAACCGGTAATTGAGACTTGTTCCTTTGTTAAGGAAAACCAATGTGAGTTTTTGGGTGAAAAGATTTATTTTAGACCAATGCTTTTTTTGGCTCAAACGGACAATCCGTTTAAAATGGATAAAAGGGAATACCCCATTGATTTTACATTTCCTAGACAGAAAAAATATATGATTAACTTATCCATTCCAGAAGGATACCAAATAGAATCATTACCTGAAAATGCAATTGTTCAATTACCAGAACAGGCTGGAATCTTTAAGTTTAAAATAGTATCTCAAGAAAATCAAATTAGGGTAAGTGTTTTAACAGAATTTAAAACTGCACTTTTTCCTGCTAACTATTATGACATTTTAAAAGAGTATTACAAAAATTTAGTTTTAAAACAATCAGAAAAAGTAGTTTTGTCTAAAATCTAA
- the dtd gene encoding D-aminoacyl-tRNA deacylase, translating into MRAVIQRVSRASVAVDNKIISEIGNGLLVLLGIEDADNEEDIEWLSNKITNLRIFNDVEGIMNRSVLDVGGDIIVVSQFTLHALTKKGNRPSYIKASKPEVAIPLYESFVHNMQQNLGKKIGTGVFGADMKVDLLNDGPVTIVIDTKRRE; encoded by the coding sequence TTGAGAGCAGTGATACAGCGAGTTTCCAGAGCAAGTGTGGCCGTAGACAATAAGATTATTTCAGAAATTGGAAACGGTCTGCTTGTATTATTGGGAATTGAAGATGCGGATAATGAAGAAGATATTGAATGGTTGTCCAATAAAATAACAAACCTCCGTATTTTTAATGATGTTGAAGGAATAATGAACCGCTCCGTTTTGGACGTGGGTGGAGATATAATTGTGGTAAGTCAATTTACATTGCATGCCCTAACTAAAAAGGGAAATAGACCTTCTTACATTAAGGCATCAAAACCTGAAGTTGCCATCCCGCTTTATGAGAGTTTCGTTCACAATATGCAGCAAAACTTGGGAAAAAAAATCGGAACCGGTGTATTTGGGGCAGATATGAAAGTAGATTTATTGAATGATGGCCCAGTAACAATTGTGATTGATACAAAACGTAGGGAATAA